One genomic region from Nocardioides plantarum encodes:
- a CDS encoding long-chain-fatty-acid--CoA ligase, whose product MTAPEPQFLDDRLAHWAGETPDADAITYLSRTFSWREWDDRVRRNAGGLQALGIGRGDVVAFLDKNHPACVETTLAAASLGAANAIVNWRSAGDEVDYALNDCGARVLFVGAELMPTIERIRDRLTRVERIIEVTPEGGEGDAYEAWLAASTPVGRRDDVTPDDTCLVMYSSGTTGRPKGVMLSHRNLLSHTRNAHDGWRFEPGDKCMVAMPLFHVGGSSYVMFPIHDGVPIVMTRDPDGASLAAAILAGANRTFLVPAVLAQVLQTGPDAIRLFGALKTYTYGAAPMPPPLLRAAMEAWPDTDFLQVYGLTEVAGVVTQLGSHDHRTAVADGHPERLVSAGKPIPEVEVRIVDPGSGADVGTGEHGEIWLRTPQLFQGYLGKPEATAEAVTDDGWFRTGDLGKVDADGFVYVEDRMKDMIISGGENIYSPEVERVLAEHPAVMEVAVIGVPDDVWGESVKAVVSLHEGQQASEDELIGYCREHLAAFKCPRSVDVTGPLPRNPTGKILKRDLRTPYWQGRDRQVN is encoded by the coding sequence GTGACCGCCCCCGAGCCCCAGTTCCTCGACGACCGACTGGCCCACTGGGCTGGCGAGACCCCCGACGCCGACGCGATCACCTACCTGTCGCGCACCTTCAGCTGGCGCGAGTGGGACGACCGCGTACGCCGCAACGCCGGTGGCCTGCAGGCGCTCGGCATCGGCCGGGGCGACGTCGTGGCCTTCCTGGACAAGAACCACCCGGCCTGCGTCGAGACCACTCTCGCCGCGGCGTCGCTCGGCGCGGCCAACGCGATCGTCAACTGGCGCTCGGCCGGCGACGAGGTCGACTACGCGCTCAACGACTGCGGTGCCCGGGTGCTGTTCGTCGGTGCCGAGCTGATGCCGACCATCGAGCGGATCCGCGACCGGCTCACCCGTGTCGAGCGGATCATCGAGGTGACCCCCGAGGGCGGCGAGGGCGACGCCTACGAGGCCTGGCTGGCGGCGTCCACCCCGGTCGGGCGTCGGGACGACGTGACCCCCGACGACACCTGCCTGGTCATGTACTCCTCCGGCACCACCGGGCGTCCCAAGGGCGTGATGCTGTCGCACCGCAACCTGCTGAGCCACACCCGCAACGCCCACGACGGCTGGCGCTTCGAGCCGGGGGACAAGTGCATGGTGGCGATGCCGCTCTTCCACGTCGGCGGGTCGTCGTACGTGATGTTCCCGATCCACGACGGCGTGCCGATCGTGATGACCCGCGACCCCGACGGGGCGTCCCTGGCCGCGGCGATCCTGGCCGGGGCCAACCGCACGTTCCTCGTGCCGGCGGTCCTGGCCCAGGTGCTGCAGACCGGACCCGACGCGATCCGGCTGTTCGGCGCGCTGAAGACCTACACCTACGGCGCCGCCCCGATGCCTCCGCCGCTGCTGCGCGCGGCGATGGAGGCGTGGCCCGACACCGACTTCCTCCAGGTCTACGGGCTGACCGAGGTCGCCGGCGTCGTCACCCAGCTGGGCTCGCACGACCACCGCACCGCCGTGGCCGACGGCCACCCCGAGCGGCTGGTGTCGGCCGGCAAGCCGATCCCCGAGGTGGAGGTGCGCATCGTCGACCCCGGCTCCGGCGCCGACGTCGGCACCGGCGAGCACGGCGAGATCTGGCTTCGCACCCCGCAGCTCTTCCAGGGCTACCTCGGCAAGCCCGAGGCCACCGCCGAGGCCGTGACCGACGACGGCTGGTTCCGCACCGGCGACCTCGGCAAGGTCGACGCCGACGGGTTCGTCTACGTCGAGGACCGGATGAAGGACATGATCATCAGCGGTGGCGAGAACATCTACTCACCCGAGGTCGAGCGGGTCCTGGCCGAGCACCCGGCCGTGATGGAGGTCGCCGTGATCGGCGTGCCCGACGACGTCTGGGGCGAGTCGGTCAAGGCGGTGGTGTCGCTCCACGAGGGGCAGCAGGCGAGTGAGGACGAGCTGATCGGCTACTGCCGCGAGCACCTCGCGGCGTTCAAGTGCCCGCGAAGCGTCGACGTCACCGGCCCGCTGCCGCGCAACCCCACCGGCAAGATCCTCAAGCGCGACCTGCGCACGCCCTACTGGCAGGGCCGCGACCGGCAGGTCAACTGA
- a CDS encoding SigE family RNA polymerase sigma factor — MAERTERGVGSAARAAHPAFDDWVAARGPALLRLAYTLTGDAGEAEDVVQEALSRALPRWSRVGAVDDVDAYVRRMVVNAHTSRWRAWRRRVTPVEQVADVVVPDRSGPEHDERRRIWDACRALPEIQRTAVVLRFYEQLEYAEIAALTGVREGSVRSRVSRGLATLRIELGSGLGEGDDDE, encoded by the coding sequence GTGGCCGAGCGGACGGAGCGGGGCGTGGGGAGTGCAGCACGAGCGGCCCACCCGGCCTTCGACGACTGGGTCGCGGCTCGCGGACCCGCGCTGCTGCGGCTCGCCTACACGCTGACCGGCGACGCCGGCGAGGCCGAGGACGTCGTCCAGGAGGCCCTCTCGCGGGCCCTGCCCCGGTGGTCACGGGTCGGTGCGGTCGACGACGTCGACGCCTACGTGCGCCGGATGGTCGTCAACGCCCACACCTCGCGCTGGCGGGCCTGGCGCCGTCGCGTCACGCCGGTGGAGCAGGTCGCCGACGTCGTCGTACCCGACCGATCCGGTCCCGAGCACGACGAGCGCCGCCGCATCTGGGACGCCTGCCGCGCGCTGCCCGAGATCCAGCGCACGGCCGTGGTGCTGCGCTTCTACGAGCAGCTGGAGTACGCCGAGATCGCCGCGCTGACGGGGGTCCGGGAGGGATCGGTCCGCTCGCGCGTCTCGCGTGGGCTGGCGACGCTGAGGATCGAGCTGGGCTCCGGGCTGGGGGAGGGGGACGACGATGAGTGA
- a CDS encoding EVE domain-containing protein: protein MTGDRTRYWVNTISLDHVLLGVEGGFTQADHGADTRLRRLRHGDGIAFYSPRTAMRTGRPLQQFTALGVVADDEPFRVDVREGFRPWRRRVDFEAVAAVPVKPLLPMLGFIDDEEHWGLPFRRGLFEVPSGDFGCIAGAMRDAADGPVDVIGARG, encoded by the coding sequence ATGACCGGCGACCGCACCCGCTACTGGGTCAACACCATCAGCCTCGATCACGTGCTGCTCGGCGTCGAGGGCGGCTTCACGCAGGCCGACCACGGCGCCGACACCCGGCTGCGGCGCCTGCGCCACGGCGACGGCATCGCCTTCTACTCCCCGCGCACGGCGATGCGCACCGGCCGGCCGCTCCAGCAGTTCACGGCGCTCGGCGTGGTGGCCGACGACGAGCCCTTCCGGGTCGACGTGCGCGAGGGGTTCCGCCCGTGGCGTCGCCGGGTCGACTTCGAGGCGGTGGCGGCGGTGCCGGTCAAGCCGCTGCTGCCGATGCTCGGGTTCATCGATGACGAGGAGCACTGGGGCCTGCCGTTCCGGCGGGGACTGTTCGAGGTCCCGTCCGGCGACTTCGGCTGCATCGCGGGGGCGATGCGCGACGCTGCAGACGGCCCCGTCGACGTCATCGGAGCCCGCGGATGA
- a CDS encoding acyl-CoA dehydrogenase family protein has translation MQLALSEEDQQFREEMRSYFTTKVSEEIRTTVAEGRELTREQIVQSMQELNAGGLAVPHWPEEWGGRGWSELKRHIWHEEMQAACVPVPLAFNASMIGPVIAQFGTDEQKQEFLPKTANLDIWWSQGFSEPDAGSDLASLRTTAVLDGDDWVVNGQKTWTTLGQYGDWIFTLVRTDPEVKKQAGISMLLIDMKSEGLEVRPIELIDGGHEVNEVWFTDVRVPAKNMVGEVNSGWTQAKFLLGNERVGVAPVGATKRVLARAKEVAAATIAEDPLFRARIVELENELLALELTALRVAAHSAGGEPHPASSVLKLKGTELQQAVSELVVDLGGPATLASGEGDATLAWYRRSTPTYLNLRKASIYGGSNEIQRQIISRGILGL, from the coding sequence ATGCAGCTCGCCCTGTCCGAGGAGGACCAGCAGTTCCGAGAGGAGATGCGTTCCTACTTCACGACGAAGGTCTCCGAGGAGATCCGCACGACCGTCGCGGAGGGGCGCGAGCTCACCCGGGAGCAGATCGTCCAGAGCATGCAGGAGCTCAACGCCGGCGGGCTCGCCGTACCCCACTGGCCCGAGGAGTGGGGCGGCCGCGGGTGGAGCGAGCTCAAGCGCCACATCTGGCACGAGGAGATGCAGGCGGCGTGCGTGCCGGTGCCGCTGGCCTTCAACGCCAGCATGATCGGGCCGGTCATCGCGCAGTTCGGCACCGATGAGCAGAAGCAGGAGTTCCTGCCCAAGACCGCCAACCTCGACATCTGGTGGAGCCAGGGCTTCTCCGAGCCCGATGCCGGCTCCGACCTCGCGAGCCTGCGCACCACCGCGGTCCTCGACGGCGACGACTGGGTCGTCAACGGCCAGAAGACGTGGACGACGCTGGGCCAGTACGGCGACTGGATCTTCACGCTCGTGCGCACCGACCCCGAGGTCAAGAAGCAGGCCGGCATCTCGATGCTGCTCATCGACATGAAGTCGGAGGGTCTCGAGGTCCGTCCGATCGAGCTCATCGACGGCGGCCACGAGGTCAACGAGGTCTGGTTCACCGACGTCCGCGTCCCGGCCAAGAACATGGTCGGCGAGGTCAACAGCGGCTGGACCCAGGCCAAGTTCCTGCTCGGCAACGAGCGCGTCGGCGTCGCACCGGTCGGCGCCACCAAGCGCGTGCTGGCCCGGGCCAAGGAGGTCGCCGCGGCGACCATCGCCGAGGACCCGCTGTTCCGCGCGCGCATCGTCGAGCTCGAGAACGAGCTGCTGGCCCTCGAGCTGACCGCCCTGCGCGTCGCGGCCCACTCGGCCGGCGGCGAGCCCCACCCCGCCTCCTCGGTGCTCAAGCTCAAGGGCACCGAGCTGCAGCAGGCGGTGAGCGAGCTGGTCGTCGACCTCGGCGGCCCGGCCACGCTCGCCTCGGGCGAGGGCGACGCCACCCTGGCGTGGTACCGCCGGAGCACCCCCACCTACCTCAACCTCCGCAAGGCGTCGATCTACGGCGGGTCCAACGAGATCCAGCGCCAGATCATCAGCCGCGGCATCCTCGGACTCTGA
- a CDS encoding GNAT family N-acetyltransferase: MSSPGDLEIVTVDPFDDRLFEAWYAVYKAALEAAVGVEEAQVYGLGETRVQWQQPTSDEVRTAYAGLVDGEVVAMGAVDLPLLENLTAASVEVAVAPEHQRRGHGRTMLAHVERAVATAGRTRLTSEVVFRYEHGTSGHDADGSRDVAFAEAAGYRLGISDVQRWLDLPVADALLDELAAEAATRHEGYELRSWAGPVPDELAQGWAELDGSLMTEAPMGEMEHEAMNVDVARLREQEESIARQQRTAYHSVALDGAGTVAAYSMLVQGDASTVAYQWGTLVHRDHRGHRLGLAVKVANQRLLQRERSDTTRVSTWNAEVNDHMIGVNEQLGFRPVSRMGEFQRFLA; this comes from the coding sequence ATGAGCAGCCCCGGAGACCTGGAGATCGTCACCGTCGACCCGTTCGACGACCGGCTTTTCGAGGCCTGGTACGCCGTCTACAAGGCCGCGCTCGAGGCGGCGGTGGGAGTCGAGGAGGCCCAGGTCTACGGCCTCGGCGAGACGCGGGTGCAGTGGCAGCAGCCGACCTCCGACGAGGTCCGCACCGCCTACGCCGGCCTGGTCGACGGGGAGGTCGTGGCGATGGGTGCGGTCGACCTACCCCTGCTCGAGAACCTCACCGCAGCCTCCGTGGAGGTGGCCGTCGCGCCCGAGCACCAGCGGCGCGGGCACGGGCGGACGATGCTCGCGCACGTCGAGCGGGCCGTCGCCACAGCTGGCCGCACCCGCCTCACGAGCGAGGTCGTGTTCCGCTACGAGCACGGCACGTCGGGCCATGACGCAGACGGCTCGCGCGACGTGGCCTTCGCCGAGGCAGCGGGCTACCGGCTCGGCATCAGCGACGTCCAGCGCTGGCTCGACCTCCCGGTCGCCGACGCCCTGCTCGACGAGCTCGCGGCCGAGGCCGCCACGCGCCACGAGGGCTACGAGCTCCGGTCGTGGGCCGGCCCGGTCCCCGACGAGCTGGCCCAGGGCTGGGCCGAGCTCGACGGCAGCCTGATGACCGAGGCGCCGATGGGCGAGATGGAGCACGAGGCGATGAACGTCGACGTCGCCCGGCTCCGCGAGCAGGAGGAGAGCATCGCGCGACAGCAGCGCACGGCGTACCACTCTGTCGCGCTCGACGGCGCGGGCACGGTGGCCGCCTACTCGATGCTCGTGCAGGGTGACGCCTCGACGGTCGCCTACCAGTGGGGCACGCTCGTGCACCGCGACCACCGTGGCCACCGGCTCGGCCTGGCGGTCAAGGTCGCCAACCAGCGGCTGCTGCAGCGCGAGCGCAGCGACACCACGCGGGTGTCCACCTGGAACGCCGAGGTCAACGACCACATGATCGGCGTCAACGAGCAGCTGGGCTTCCGGCCGGTCTCGCGGATGGGCGAGTTCCAGCGTTTCCTCGCCTGA
- a CDS encoding acyl-CoA dehydrogenase family protein translates to MDFSYDDEQNALRDAVKGLVGKQYADWEKRRQTAAEDPGFDEKLWTQMAEMGLLGLPFSEDDGGVGAGPVEIGIVCRELGRVLAPEPYLGSVVYAGGLVAAVGTPEQRQEILGALSGGESVLAFAHDEPGHRWGPEAHDVTADGEGRLTGVKDGVLHGARADVLVVSAVLPDGGTGLFLVTDGGGERTGYSTPDGGRAARITFDSTPATPLGAAAADVTSSIATVQDITRIMAANQALGAMQTQLKATVDYLKSRKQFGVTLNTFQALNFRAADMYTSQELTHSLVDWATMVVAAGDPTKVADAAARVGLQVSRAGRHVGQEAIQLHGGIAMTAEYNVGTFTAHLTALDHLLGDAGHHLRTLDAQLTSYDAIDPLDVAATA, encoded by the coding sequence ATGGACTTCAGCTACGACGACGAGCAGAACGCACTCCGCGACGCCGTGAAGGGCCTGGTCGGCAAGCAGTACGCCGACTGGGAGAAGCGCCGCCAGACGGCGGCCGAGGACCCCGGCTTCGACGAGAAGCTCTGGACGCAGATGGCCGAGATGGGCCTGCTGGGCCTGCCGTTCAGCGAGGACGACGGCGGGGTCGGCGCCGGGCCGGTCGAGATCGGCATCGTGTGCCGCGAGCTCGGCCGGGTGCTCGCGCCCGAGCCCTACCTCGGCTCCGTGGTCTACGCCGGCGGCCTGGTCGCCGCCGTCGGCACCCCCGAGCAGCGCCAGGAGATCCTCGGCGCCCTGTCCGGCGGCGAGAGCGTGCTGGCCTTCGCCCACGACGAGCCCGGCCACCGCTGGGGTCCCGAGGCGCACGACGTCACGGCCGACGGCGAGGGCCGGCTGACCGGCGTCAAGGACGGCGTCCTCCACGGCGCCCGCGCCGACGTGCTCGTGGTCAGCGCGGTGCTGCCCGACGGCGGCACCGGCCTGTTCCTGGTCACCGACGGTGGCGGCGAGCGCACCGGCTACTCGACCCCCGACGGCGGTCGCGCCGCCCGCATCACCTTCGACTCCACCCCCGCGACACCGCTCGGTGCGGCCGCGGCCGACGTCACCTCGAGCATCGCCACGGTCCAGGACATCACCCGGATCATGGCCGCCAACCAGGCACTGGGAGCGATGCAGACGCAGCTCAAGGCGACGGTCGACTACCTCAAGAGCCGCAAGCAGTTCGGGGTCACGCTCAATACCTTCCAGGCCCTCAACTTCCGCGCCGCCGACATGTACACCAGCCAGGAGCTGACCCACAGCCTCGTCGACTGGGCGACCATGGTCGTCGCCGCCGGCGACCCGACCAAGGTGGCCGACGCGGCCGCGCGGGTCGGTCTGCAGGTCTCGCGCGCCGGACGCCACGTCGGCCAGGAGGCGATCCAGCTGCACGGCGGCATCGCCATGACGGCGGAGTACAACGTCGGCACCTTCACCGCCCACCTCACCGCGCTCGACCACCTGCTGGGCGACGCCGGCCACCACCTGCGCACCCTCGACGCGCAGCTGACGTCGTACGACGCCATCGACCCGCTCGACGTGGCGGCCACGGCATGA
- a CDS encoding Uma2 family endonuclease — protein sequence MSTGSPMTTETLDETRTPMSWEDYEALEDVRGEYFGGQLVVTGFPSRRHQRIVLDLAILIKETLPPGAEVLPSWGWSPVGVREELGPDLMVHTSQEDERLTASTPLLVVEVLSSNRRTDLVEKMFRYARWGAATYWTVDRRDHELVVHELHDDMFRVAAVHTSGVVVASYGDHVEVEVDLDALLR from the coding sequence GTGAGCACAGGAAGCCCGATGACCACCGAGACGCTCGACGAGACCCGGACCCCGATGTCCTGGGAGGACTACGAGGCGCTCGAGGACGTCCGGGGCGAGTACTTCGGAGGCCAGCTCGTCGTGACCGGGTTCCCCAGCAGGCGCCACCAGCGGATCGTCCTCGATCTCGCGATCCTGATCAAGGAGACCCTCCCGCCCGGGGCGGAGGTCCTCCCGTCCTGGGGCTGGTCGCCCGTGGGCGTCCGCGAGGAGCTCGGGCCCGACCTGATGGTGCACACCTCCCAGGAGGACGAGCGGTTGACGGCATCCACCCCGTTGCTGGTCGTCGAGGTGCTCTCGTCCAACCGACGCACCGACCTGGTCGAGAAGATGTTCCGCTACGCCCGCTGGGGCGCGGCCACCTACTGGACCGTCGACCGGCGCGACCACGAGCTCGTGGTCCACGAGCTTCACGACGACATGTTCCGGGTGGCAGCCGTGCACACGTCCGGGGTCGTGGTGGCGTCCTACGGCGACCACGTCGAGGTCGAGGTCGACCTCGACGCCCTGCTGCGCTGA
- a CDS encoding ABC-F family ATP-binding cassette domain-containing protein: protein MGHVDVSGIRYELPDGRVLLDDVSFRVGEGAKVALVGANGAGKTTLLRIVTGDLVPHAGAVTRTGGLGVMRQDVKAGISTGSITDDEPTVADLLLSVSPPRIRTAAARVDACELALMETDDEKTQMKYAEALHDYADAGGYDLEVTWDVCTIKALGVPYDKAKYRELRTLSGGEQKRLVLEYLLAGPDEVLLLDEPDNYLDVPGKIWLEEKIRASDKTILFISHDRELLDNTATRVVTVELGAGGGGNLVWTHVGGFTSYHQARKDRFARFEEMRRRWDEEHAKIKALVLRLKIKSEYNDGMSSQYRAAQTRLRKFEEAGPPIEQPREQQVSMRLQGGRTGKRAVVCTDLELTGLMRPFDLEVWYGERVAVLGSNGSGKSHFLRLLANGGSDPDVEHQPVGEVTIKPVEHRGVAKLGARVRPGWFVQTHDHPELVGRTLVEILHRGDGGTAGVGRTGMGREQASRVLDRYELSAQAEQVFESLSGGQQARFQILLLELSGATLLLLDEPTDNLDVQSAEALEEGLDAFDGTVLAVTHDRWFARGFDRFLVYGADGEVYESDGPVWDEGRVVRSR from the coding sequence GTGGGCCATGTGGACGTGAGCGGGATCAGGTACGAGCTGCCCGACGGGCGGGTGCTGCTCGACGACGTGTCGTTCCGGGTGGGTGAGGGTGCCAAGGTCGCGCTGGTCGGGGCCAACGGGGCCGGCAAGACGACGCTGCTGCGCATCGTCACCGGCGACCTCGTGCCGCACGCGGGTGCCGTCACCCGCACCGGCGGGCTCGGCGTGATGCGCCAGGACGTCAAGGCGGGGATCTCGACAGGCTCGATCACCGATGACGAGCCCACCGTCGCCGACCTGCTGCTGTCGGTGAGCCCGCCCCGCATCCGTACGGCGGCCGCCCGGGTCGACGCCTGCGAGCTGGCGCTGATGGAGACCGACGACGAGAAGACCCAGATGAAGTACGCCGAGGCGCTGCACGACTACGCCGACGCCGGCGGCTACGACCTCGAGGTCACCTGGGACGTCTGCACGATCAAGGCGCTCGGCGTGCCCTACGACAAGGCGAAGTACCGCGAGCTGCGGACCCTCAGCGGCGGCGAGCAGAAGCGTCTCGTGCTCGAGTACCTCCTCGCCGGCCCCGACGAGGTACTGCTCCTCGACGAGCCCGACAACTACCTCGACGTCCCCGGCAAGATCTGGCTGGAGGAGAAGATCCGCGCCTCCGACAAGACGATCCTGTTCATCAGCCACGACCGCGAGCTCCTCGACAACACCGCCACCCGGGTCGTCACCGTCGAGCTCGGCGCCGGTGGCGGCGGCAACCTCGTGTGGACCCACGTCGGCGGCTTCACCAGCTACCACCAGGCCCGCAAGGACCGCTTCGCGCGCTTCGAGGAGATGCGCCGACGCTGGGACGAGGAGCACGCCAAGATCAAGGCGCTCGTGCTGCGGCTGAAGATCAAGTCCGAGTACAACGACGGCATGTCGAGCCAGTACCGCGCCGCCCAGACGCGGCTGCGCAAGTTCGAGGAGGCCGGGCCGCCGATCGAGCAGCCCCGCGAGCAGCAGGTCTCGATGCGCCTGCAGGGCGGCCGCACCGGCAAGCGCGCGGTCGTCTGCACCGACCTCGAGCTCACCGGGCTGATGAGGCCGTTCGACCTCGAGGTCTGGTACGGCGAGCGCGTGGCCGTGCTCGGGTCCAACGGCTCCGGCAAGTCCCACTTCCTGCGGCTGCTGGCCAACGGCGGCAGCGACCCCGACGTCGAGCACCAGCCCGTCGGCGAGGTGACGATCAAGCCGGTCGAGCACCGCGGCGTCGCCAAGCTCGGCGCTCGGGTGCGCCCGGGCTGGTTCGTGCAGACCCACGACCACCCCGAGCTCGTCGGTCGCACCCTCGTCGAGATCCTGCACCGCGGCGACGGCGGCACCGCTGGGGTGGGCCGCACCGGCATGGGTCGCGAGCAGGCCAGCCGGGTGCTCGACCGCTACGAGCTCAGCGCGCAGGCCGAGCAGGTCTTCGAGTCGCTCAGCGGCGGGCAGCAGGCCCGCTTCCAGATCCTGCTGCTCGAGCTGAGCGGCGCGACGCTGCTGCTGCTCGACGAGCCCACCGACAACCTCGACGTGCAGTCGGCCGAGGCGCTCGAGGAGGGGCTCGACGCCTTCGACGGCACGGTCCTCGCGGTGACCCACGACCGATGGTTCGCCCGCGGCTTCGACCGGTTCCTGGTCTACGGCGCCGACGGTGAGGTCTACGAGTCTGACGGGCCCGTCTGGGACGAGGGACGGGTGGTCCGCAGCCGATGA
- a CDS encoding YihY/virulence factor BrkB family protein: MTTARLVPVTIEMDGDELDAEDAWHLVRRHGVRAVLVGAFVRFRYGDGFTNSRALALQTCLGVVPFLLAATGLAADVDDERWSRVVSFTVDAVSPGGDGEDALAGAVSGGSEGAGEVALVLGLLLALVSMTTAMAQVERGSNRIYGIRRDRPAPAKYGRAAVLTAILAVPVGLGFFLLVAGGAFGDAMVREYGWSDGAHATWQVLRWPAGLVLLVSTIAVLLDHAPRRRQPALSWLALGSVVAVVLSMAAAAGLALYVNVSGSFDSTYGPLAGIVALLLWSLMSAISLFLGVAVCAQLEALRAHQPEPAEPDPGRPHHQDVAD, translated from the coding sequence ATGACCACCGCACGGCTGGTGCCGGTCACCATCGAGATGGACGGCGACGAGCTCGACGCCGAGGACGCCTGGCACCTGGTGCGACGCCACGGCGTCCGCGCGGTGCTCGTCGGCGCGTTCGTCCGGTTCCGCTACGGCGACGGGTTCACCAACAGCCGCGCCCTGGCCCTGCAGACCTGCCTGGGCGTCGTACCGTTCCTGCTCGCGGCGACCGGGCTCGCGGCCGACGTCGACGACGAGCGGTGGTCGCGGGTCGTCTCGTTCACCGTCGATGCCGTGTCGCCGGGCGGCGATGGCGAGGACGCGCTGGCCGGGGCGGTGTCCGGCGGCTCGGAGGGCGCGGGCGAGGTGGCCCTGGTCCTCGGCCTGCTGCTCGCGCTGGTGTCGATGACCACGGCGATGGCGCAGGTCGAGCGGGGGAGCAACCGGATCTACGGCATCCGCCGCGACCGGCCGGCGCCGGCCAAGTACGGCCGGGCCGCGGTGCTCACCGCGATCCTGGCGGTCCCGGTCGGCCTGGGGTTCTTCCTGCTGGTCGCGGGCGGCGCCTTCGGCGACGCGATGGTCCGCGAGTACGGCTGGTCGGACGGCGCCCACGCCACGTGGCAGGTGCTGCGGTGGCCGGCGGGTCTGGTCCTGCTGGTCAGCACGATCGCGGTGCTGCTCGACCACGCCCCACGCCGTCGGCAGCCCGCGCTGTCCTGGCTGGCCCTCGGCTCGGTGGTCGCCGTCGTGCTCAGCATGGCCGCGGCCGCCGGTCTGGCGCTCTACGTCAACGTCAGCGGGTCCTTCGACAGCACCTACGGGCCGCTGGCCGGCATCGTCGCGCTGCTGCTGTGGAGCCTGATGTCGGCGATCTCGCTGTTCCTCGGGGTCGCGGTGTGCGCCCAGCTCGAGGCGCTGCGGGCCCACCAGCCCGAGCCGGCCGAGCCCGACCCCGGCCGGCCGCACCACCAGGACGTCGCGGACTGA
- a CDS encoding S1C family serine protease, with the protein MNDTPSSTPPPSGPPEPQQPRFHDYHDAPPPPPAYPPFEHQTQMLAQQSRPALPPRRGRKGFAAAVVAAALVVGGGAGLGGAAAYDAMNGDDSSATSSSSTVSASPVVARGDNDPASGSGVEAVASAVLPSVVKLDVSSGQEAGSGSGIILSSDGLILTNNHVAEVAGDNGSITASFADGSHAKATIVGLDPLTDTALVKAQGVSGLTPATIGDSDAVKVGEEVVAIGSPFGLDATVTSGIVSALNRPVGVGSDSQGNATVYPAIQTDAAINPGNSGGPLVDSDGHVIGINSSIQSTSSGGSGESGSIGLGFAIPIDEVLPVIDQMKNGDKPTHARIGVSVQDVAATGGAQVVDGAKISEVGADSAAGQAGLQDGDVITKVDDHLITGSDSLVATVRSYRPDDKVTITYERNGQEKTVQLTLDSDADPAS; encoded by the coding sequence ATGAACGACACGCCCTCTTCGACCCCGCCGCCCTCTGGGCCCCCGGAACCGCAGCAGCCGCGGTTCCACGACTACCACGACGCCCCGCCCCCGCCGCCGGCGTACCCGCCCTTCGAGCACCAGACCCAGATGCTCGCCCAGCAGTCGCGTCCGGCGCTCCCGCCGCGACGTGGGCGCAAGGGCTTCGCGGCCGCCGTGGTCGCTGCCGCCCTCGTGGTGGGTGGCGGAGCCGGGCTCGGCGGCGCCGCGGCGTACGACGCCATGAACGGCGACGACTCGTCGGCCACGTCGTCGTCGTCGACGGTCTCCGCGAGCCCCGTCGTCGCCCGCGGCGACAACGACCCGGCCTCCGGGAGCGGCGTCGAGGCCGTGGCCTCGGCCGTGCTGCCCTCGGTCGTCAAGCTCGACGTGAGCAGCGGCCAGGAGGCCGGCTCGGGCTCGGGCATCATCCTGAGCTCCGACGGGCTCATCCTGACCAACAACCACGTGGCCGAGGTCGCCGGCGACAACGGCAGCATCACGGCGTCGTTCGCCGACGGCAGCCACGCCAAGGCCACGATCGTGGGCCTGGACCCCCTCACCGACACCGCCCTGGTGAAGGCGCAGGGCGTCTCGGGCCTCACCCCGGCCACCATCGGCGACTCCGACGCGGTCAAGGTCGGCGAGGAGGTCGTCGCGATCGGCTCGCCGTTCGGCCTCGACGCGACGGTCACCTCCGGCATCGTGAGCGCGCTCAACCGCCCGGTCGGGGTCGGCTCCGACAGCCAGGGCAACGCGACGGTCTACCCCGCGATCCAGACCGACGCCGCGATCAACCCGGGCAACAGCGGTGGCCCGCTGGTCGACAGCGACGGCCACGTCATCGGCATCAACTCCTCGATCCAGTCGACCTCGTCCGGTGGGTCCGGCGAGTCCGGCTCGATCGGGCTCGGGTTCGCGATCCCGATCGACGAGGTGCTGCCGGTCATCGACCAGATGAAGAACGGCGACAAGCCGACCCACGCCCGGATCGGCGTGTCGGTGCAGGACGTCGCGGCCACCGGCGGGGCCCAGGTCGTCGACGGCGCCAAGATCTCCGAGGTGGGCGCCGACTCCGCGGCCGGCCAGGCCGGGCTGCAGGACGGCGACGTGATCACCAAGGTCGACGACCACCTGATCACCGGGTCCGACTCCCTAGTCGCGACCGTGCGGTCCTACCGGCCCGACGACAAGGTGACCATCACCTACGAGCGCAACGGCCAGGAGAAGACCGTCCAGCTCACCCTCGACTCCGACGCGGACCCGGCTTCCTGA